The following coding sequences lie in one Methylotenera versatilis 301 genomic window:
- the htpG gene encoding molecular chaperone HtpG, protein MSAETAQKEIHPKESMAFQAEVKQLLQLMIHSLYSNKEIVLRELISNASDAADKLRFEAVSNGGLYEGDSELKIRIAFDKEARTVTINDNGIGMSRDEVIANIGTIAKSGTKEFFNALSGDQAKDANLIGQFGVGFYSAFIIADKVTLTTRRAGATTAVRWESAGEGDFTLEDADKTTRGTEIVLHLREGEDEFLSDWKLKTIIRKYSDHITLPIVMKKSEWKDGAEVATDEDETVNKASALWARSKNDITEEEYQEFYKHVSHDFENPLAYTHSRVEGKQEYISLLYIPGKAPFDLYDRDRRHGIKLYVKRVFIMEDAEKLMPQYLRFVRGVIDTSDLPLNVSREILQSSRDVDAIKAGSTKKILGVLEDMAENKPEDYKKFYAEFGRVLKEGPGEDFANKDKIAGLLRFASTKADTDVQEVSLKDYIARMQPEQDVIYYITAESFAAAQHSPHLEIFRKKGIEVLLMSDRVDEWLLGSLTEFEGKKLQSIAKGDLDLGKLESDTEKEIQKKIEEEAKTLVEKIKNSLGDQVKDVRVTHRLTDSPACLVSDANDLSGNLARMLKAAGQNTPDAKPILEINPAHKLVKRLEAEAADAVFSDLAFVLFDQALLAEGGTLNDPASFVKRMNSLIS, encoded by the coding sequence ATGTCCGCAGAGACCGCACAAAAAGAAATTCATCCAAAAGAATCCATGGCCTTTCAGGCAGAAGTGAAACAACTGCTTCAATTGATGATTCACTCGCTATACAGTAACAAAGAAATTGTGTTGCGTGAGTTGATTTCTAACGCATCGGATGCGGCTGATAAATTGCGTTTTGAAGCTGTAAGTAATGGTGGGCTTTATGAAGGCGATAGTGAGTTAAAGATTCGCATTGCGTTCGATAAAGAAGCACGTACAGTGACCATTAACGATAACGGCATTGGTATGAGCCGTGATGAAGTGATTGCTAACATTGGTACGATAGCAAAATCGGGCACGAAAGAATTTTTTAATGCGCTTTCTGGCGACCAAGCCAAGGATGCGAATTTGATTGGTCAGTTTGGTGTGGGCTTTTATTCAGCTTTTATTATTGCGGATAAAGTCACATTAACGACTCGTCGTGCTGGCGCTACAACTGCAGTGCGTTGGGAGTCAGCAGGTGAGGGCGATTTCACATTAGAAGATGCTGATAAAACTACTCGCGGTACTGAGATTGTCTTGCACTTACGTGAAGGCGAAGACGAATTTCTAAGTGATTGGAAACTCAAAACGATTATTCGCAAGTATTCAGACCATATTACTTTACCTATCGTGATGAAAAAATCCGAGTGGAAAGATGGCGCTGAAGTGGCAACCGATGAAGATGAAACGGTAAATAAAGCGTCAGCATTATGGGCGCGTAGCAAAAACGATATTACCGAAGAAGAGTATCAAGAGTTCTACAAACACGTTTCTCACGACTTTGAGAATCCACTAGCCTATACGCACAGCCGTGTAGAAGGTAAGCAAGAATATATTTCACTGCTTTATATTCCAGGCAAAGCGCCGTTTGACTTGTATGACCGTGACCGCCGTCATGGCATTAAGTTGTATGTGAAACGCGTATTCATTATGGAAGATGCTGAGAAGTTGATGCCGCAGTATCTACGTTTTGTACGTGGCGTGATTGATACCTCTGATTTGCCATTAAACGTTTCACGTGAGATTTTGCAATCTAGCCGCGATGTAGATGCGATTAAAGCGGGTTCGACCAAGAAAATCTTGGGCGTGTTGGAAGACATGGCTGAAAATAAGCCAGAAGATTACAAGAAGTTTTACGCTGAGTTCGGACGTGTATTGAAAGAAGGCCCAGGTGAAGATTTTGCTAATAAAGACAAAATTGCTGGCTTGCTAAGATTTGCTTCAACCAAGGCGGATACTGACGTTCAAGAAGTTTCGCTAAAAGACTACATTGCACGCATGCAGCCTGAGCAAGATGTGATTTACTACATTACCGCAGAAAGCTTCGCCGCAGCACAACATAGTCCGCATTTAGAGATTTTCCGCAAAAAAGGTATTGAAGTATTGCTGATGTCTGACCGTGTGGACGAATGGCTACTTGGCAGCTTGACTGAATTTGAAGGTAAGAAATTACAGTCTATCGCCAAAGGTGATTTAGATTTAGGCAAACTTGAATCTGATACTGAAAAAGAGATTCAAAAGAAAATTGAAGAAGAAGCAAAAACCTTGGTTGAGAAGATTAAAAACTCACTGGGCGATCAAGTAAAAGATGTACGCGTGACACACCGCTTAACTGATTCACCAGCATGTTTGGTGAGTGATGCCAATGATTTGTCAGGCAACTTAGCGCGTATGTTAAAAGCGGCAGGACAAAATACGCCAGACGCTAAGCCTATCTTGGAGATCAACCCAGCACATAAATTGGTTAAACGTCTTGAGGCAGAAGCAGCTGATGCAGTTTTTAGCGATTTAGCTTTTGTGTTATTTGACCAAGCTTTGTTGGCTGAAGGCGGAACGCTGAATGACCCTGCGAGCTTTGTTAAACGTATGAATAGTTTAATTAGCTAA
- a CDS encoding NADP-dependent oxidoreductase: MKALILKRYGKSDQLAFADIPRPKIKPNEMLVQIFAAGLNPIDNVIPKGTFKPILKFKLPATMGSDLAGIVVEVGSRVTRFKPGDAVYASILDLGTGALAEFAVVPESAAAIKPANLDFVQAASIPMVGLTSWQALKERAHLKPGQKVFIPAGSGGIGTFAIQLAKHLGAKVGTTTSTANVSLVQRLGADEVVDYKKQAFEKVLQGYDVVLGTIKGDVIEKSIGILNPKSIIVSLIGPLDAAFARARSMNFLMAFVFGLMSAKIIRQAKKRGIEYSFLFVHPDGHQLAEIGKLLDAGHIQPVIDKVFPFNQAKEALAYLEEGRAKGKVVVSIV; the protein is encoded by the coding sequence ATGAAAGCACTTATCTTAAAGCGTTATGGTAAATCCGATCAACTCGCATTCGCCGATATCCCCCGACCTAAAATCAAGCCGAACGAAATGCTCGTTCAGATCTTTGCCGCTGGTCTGAATCCGATAGACAATGTGATTCCAAAAGGAACGTTCAAGCCCATCCTTAAGTTTAAGCTACCAGCTACGATGGGCAGCGACTTGGCGGGTATCGTAGTGGAAGTGGGAAGTCGCGTCACGCGTTTCAAACCGGGCGATGCCGTTTATGCCAGCATCCTCGACCTAGGCACGGGAGCACTTGCTGAGTTTGCTGTTGTGCCCGAGAGCGCAGCCGCAATCAAACCAGCAAATCTGGACTTTGTACAAGCAGCTTCGATCCCTATGGTAGGACTCACATCGTGGCAAGCACTTAAAGAACGCGCACATCTCAAGCCTGGCCAAAAGGTATTCATCCCTGCTGGTTCGGGAGGTATAGGCACGTTCGCAATCCAACTCGCAAAACATCTTGGTGCAAAGGTGGGGACCACCACCAGTACGGCTAATGTGAGCCTAGTTCAACGCCTTGGCGCCGATGAGGTGGTTGATTACAAGAAGCAGGCGTTCGAGAAAGTGCTGCAGGGCTATGATGTGGTGCTTGGTACCATCAAAGGTGACGTGATCGAGAAATCTATTGGCATTTTGAACCCCAAGAGTATTATCGTCTCGCTCATTGGCCCTCTAGACGCGGCGTTCGCTCGCGCCAGAAGCATGAACTTTCTCATGGCATTCGTGTTCGGGTTGATGAGTGCTAAGATTATTCGCCAAGCTAAGAAGCGCGGTATCGAATATTCATTCCTGTTTGTACATCCTGATGGTCATCAGCTCGCAGAGATCGGTAAGCTGCTAGATGCAGGGCATATCCAGCCAGTCATCGATAAGGTATTTCCCTTCAATCAAGCAAAGGAAGCACTTGCCTATCTCGAAGAAGGTCGAGCTAAAGGTAAGGTAGTGGTGAGTATTGTTTGA
- a CDS encoding oxidoreductase codes for MKSKIAIVTGASSGIGEATAELLANSGYKVYGTSRKGAQGAQRPYKMIALDVNSEESIEAALKEVIQIEGRIDLVVNNAGFGVAPGGAEESSIEQTKMIFDTNFFGIVRMTRAVVPYMRKQGEGRIINIGSILGLIPAPYMATYAATKHAVEGFSESLDHELRTRGIRVSVVEPGYTNTQFEANTLEVDAKVDEYNLARKALAKLIKIAVAGGDDPKVVANVVRKAANAKHPKLRYAAGKLACRLSFLRRFAPAALVDIGIRKELKLDSLEKIANQP; via the coding sequence ATGAAAAGCAAGATCGCAATTGTGACAGGTGCGTCATCAGGAATCGGTGAGGCTACAGCAGAGTTACTCGCAAATTCTGGTTATAAGGTTTACGGAACGAGTCGTAAGGGCGCACAAGGCGCCCAACGCCCATACAAGATGATTGCGCTGGATGTAAATAGCGAAGAATCTATAGAAGCAGCATTAAAAGAAGTCATCCAAATTGAAGGTCGTATTGATCTAGTGGTTAATAACGCGGGCTTCGGTGTAGCACCAGGTGGCGCTGAAGAAAGTTCAATTGAACAAACCAAAATGATTTTTGATACGAATTTTTTTGGCATTGTCCGCATGACGCGCGCTGTTGTGCCTTATATGAGAAAACAGGGCGAAGGTCGCATCATCAACATCGGCTCCATTCTTGGGCTGATACCGGCACCATATATGGCAACTTATGCGGCTACTAAGCATGCAGTAGAAGGCTTCTCAGAATCTCTAGATCATGAACTGCGAACAAGGGGCATTCGTGTTTCTGTGGTTGAGCCTGGTTATACCAATACGCAGTTTGAAGCCAACACCCTAGAAGTAGACGCTAAAGTAGATGAGTACAACCTTGCACGGAAAGCACTTGCGAAATTAATTAAAATCGCTGTTGCAGGTGGCGATGATCCAAAAGTTGTCGCCAACGTCGTACGAAAAGCCGCCAATGCCAAACATCCTAAGCTGCGTTATGCCGCTGGAAAATTAGCATGCCGCTTGAGTTTCCTGAGAAGGTTTGCGCCTGCTGCATTGGTTGATATCGGCATTCGTAAAGAGTTAAAACTTGACTCTCTAGAAAAAATAGCTAACCAACCATAA
- a CDS encoding TetR/AcrR family transcriptional regulator, whose amino-acid sequence MKKTMSKQNTSSRKEITHTRIVETAARAIRRSGYDGTGVADIMKEAGLTHGGFYAHFASRDAMLAEAADQAGAETIAIAERVFAEVPEDQALQALMNVYLSNEHMANIETGCSLAALGSEMPRQAPEVRKASTCRIKEMIALIKSRLSDRQSNTYEKALVMLSTMVGTLLLARAVADPELSEDFRQATLKHYDAKE is encoded by the coding sequence ATGAAAAAAACAATGTCTAAACAGAATACTTCCAGCCGTAAAGAAATTACGCATACACGTATTGTGGAAACCGCTGCGCGAGCAATCCGTAGAAGTGGTTACGATGGCACGGGTGTAGCTGACATTATGAAAGAAGCAGGCCTCACACATGGCGGTTTTTACGCACATTTTGCATCGCGTGATGCCATGCTCGCAGAAGCCGCAGATCAAGCTGGTGCAGAGACTATTGCTATTGCTGAAAGAGTATTTGCTGAAGTTCCTGAGGACCAAGCATTGCAAGCTCTGATGAATGTTTATTTATCAAATGAGCACATGGCTAACATTGAAACTGGATGCTCTTTAGCCGCCCTTGGTTCGGAAATGCCGCGCCAGGCACCTGAAGTGAGAAAAGCCTCTACTTGCCGTATCAAGGAAATGATAGCACTTATTAAAAGTCGATTATCAGATCGCCAATCTAATACATATGAAAAGGCGCTAGTCATGTTATCAACGATGGTGGGTACATTATTGTTAGCTCGTGCGGTAGCTGACCCTGAGCTTAGCGAAGATTTCCGCCAAGCCACTTTAAAACACTACGATGCCAAAGAGTGA
- the rpsD gene encoding 30S ribosomal protein S4, giving the protein MSRLTGPRLKIMRSLGVDLPGLSRKTIEARPTPPGQHGMKAMRRRKSDYGVKLQEKQKLRFNYGLTERQMRRLIIEARKGSEPTGDNFLQLLERRLDNVVFRAGFAPSAISARQLVTHGHVILNGRSVNIPSIRVKLADEISLKVTSLKIPLVIETLAKPVLDRPDWLQWDETDKRIKVAHLPDADQVPFPIDVQQVVEYYSNRI; this is encoded by the coding sequence ATGTCACGATTAACCGGCCCAAGATTAAAAATTATGCGTTCATTAGGTGTTGATTTGCCAGGGTTATCGCGCAAAACGATTGAAGCTAGACCAACGCCACCAGGTCAACATGGTATGAAGGCTATGCGCCGCCGTAAGTCTGACTATGGTGTGAAGTTGCAAGAAAAGCAAAAACTGCGTTTTAACTATGGGTTAACTGAACGCCAAATGCGCCGCTTAATCATAGAAGCGCGTAAAGGTAGCGAGCCGACTGGTGATAACTTTTTACAATTATTAGAACGTCGTTTAGATAACGTTGTTTTTAGAGCAGGATTTGCGCCATCAGCCATCTCTGCACGTCAATTAGTCACACATGGGCATGTTATTTTGAATGGTAGGTCGGTGAATATTCCATCGATTCGCGTGAAGTTAGCCGATGAAATTTCACTTAAAGTGACTAGTTTGAAAATACCACTGGTGATTGAAACGCTAGCTAAACCAGTATTAGACCGCCCAGATTGGCTGCAATGGGACGAAACCGATAAACGCATCAAAGTGGCACATCTGCCCGATGCTGACCAAGTACCATTTCCGATTGATGTTCAGCAAGTTGTTGAATATTACTCAAACCGAATTTAA